From a region of the Neobacillus niacini genome:
- a CDS encoding metal-sensitive transcriptional regulator: MNDDSCCAAPGSHRKSHHSDKVKSNLVTRLNRIEGQIRGIKGMIEKDTYCDDVITQISATQSALNSVAKLLLEGHLKTCVIERIQEGDNEVLDEVLVTIQKLMKK; this comes from the coding sequence ATGAATGATGATTCCTGCTGTGCGGCTCCAGGCAGCCACCGTAAAAGCCATCATTCTGATAAGGTGAAGAGTAACCTTGTTACAAGGCTCAATCGAATTGAAGGTCAAATTCGCGGAATTAAAGGAATGATCGAAAAGGACACCTATTGTGATGATGTGATTACGCAAATTTCCGCGACGCAATCTGCATTGAATAGTGTTGCAAAACTCTTGCTAGAAGGTCATCTGAAAACGTGTGTAATTGAGAGAATACAAGAAGGGGACAATGAGGTTTTAGACGAGGTCCTCGTAACCATTCAAAAATTAATGAAGAAATAG
- a CDS encoding GTP pyrophosphokinase family protein produces MEKTLDLNNLKAIKIELTRFMMAYKFALDEMTTKINILKDEFNYIHDYNPIEHINSRLKSPESIFRKVQRKQCDFTLESIKTTIKDIAGIRITCSFISDIYEISGMITNQKDIRIIEYKDYIKNPKPNGYQSLHMIVEIPIFMSDREEQIMVEIQIRTIAMDFWASLEHKIYYKYNKEIPQKMLDELKESADMAAHLDRKMEGIHKEIAKMKRAEEAEDTFILPFGSGSNKLKLLETFMENQLGIK; encoded by the coding sequence ATGGAAAAGACCCTTGATTTAAATAATTTGAAAGCAATTAAAATTGAACTGACTCGGTTTATGATGGCCTATAAATTTGCCCTCGATGAAATGACGACAAAAATTAATATACTTAAAGATGAATTTAATTATATTCATGATTATAACCCAATAGAACACATAAATTCACGATTAAAATCACCTGAAAGTATTTTTAGAAAAGTACAGAGAAAGCAATGTGACTTTACATTAGAAAGTATAAAAACAACTATTAAGGACATAGCCGGAATTAGGATTACCTGCTCATTTATTTCCGATATTTATGAAATAAGCGGGATGATTACCAATCAAAAAGATATTCGAATTATAGAATATAAGGATTATATAAAAAATCCAAAACCAAATGGTTATCAAAGTCTGCATATGATTGTGGAGATTCCGATCTTTATGTCCGACCGTGAGGAGCAAATCATGGTTGAGATTCAAATCCGTACCATTGCGATGGATTTCTGGGCAAGCTTAGAACATAAAATTTATTATAAATACAATAAAGAAATTCCGCAGAAGATGCTTGATGAATTAAAAGAAAGTGCTGATATGGCTGCACATTTGGATCGGAAAATGGAAGGTATTCATAAAGAAATTGCAAAAATGAAGAGAGCAGAAGAGGCTGAAGATACATTTATCCTTCCGTTTGGAAGCGGGAGTAACAAACTTAAACTTTTAGAAACGTTTATGGAAAATCAACTGGGGATTAAGTAG
- a CDS encoding TetR/AcrR family transcriptional regulator: protein MSDREDQLVGEFPLMPKQERAQLKRDLLLKSGYELFILKGYEHTTAKEIAANAGVATGTFYRYFSDKRQLLMSLLEDQIEMLMPPEPKWGVSDPESTLTSLLEAHDKRIKEMGMQRVLPELLAKDTEFAEVLAAAKRKIFTRILSGLTKAYAKGLTWKDLDLNTVTWSLMTLAEHAPEKVKQCGIVTDYREVAKVICRLIFPPEVIKNLQSEESTVEEE, encoded by the coding sequence ATGTCAGACCGAGAAGACCAACTGGTGGGTGAGTTTCCATTAATGCCTAAGCAGGAACGTGCCCAACTAAAGAGGGATTTGCTGCTAAAAAGTGGTTATGAATTATTTATTTTAAAAGGATATGAACATACAACGGCAAAGGAAATAGCAGCAAATGCAGGGGTAGCAACCGGTACTTTTTATCGGTACTTTTCGGATAAACGACAGCTATTAATGTCTCTGTTAGAAGACCAAATCGAGATGTTAATGCCACCTGAACCAAAATGGGGTGTATCTGATCCGGAAAGCACATTGACTTCCCTCTTAGAAGCACATGATAAACGGATTAAGGAAATGGGAATGCAGCGGGTACTTCCAGAATTACTGGCTAAGGATACAGAATTTGCTGAGGTATTAGCAGCGGCAAAACGAAAAATTTTTACTAGAATTCTTTCAGGATTAACAAAGGCATATGCGAAGGGGTTAACTTGGAAAGATTTGGATCTAAACACAGTAACATGGTCGCTGATGACATTGGCCGAGCATGCACCTGAAAAAGTGAAACAATGTGGGATTGTGACAGATTATCGTGAAGTCGCAAAAGTGATTTGCCGCTTAATTTTTCCACCAGAAGTGATCAAAAATTTACAATCAGAAGAATCTACAGTAGAAGAAGAGTAA
- a CDS encoding protein-glutamine gamma-glutamyltransferase, with amino-acid sequence MISLNGRIVKPEDLSKDITSTEQKVIIKQMASYPVIYHYESIQQLKFELLFRVNTVKAATALEKSGAKFTTFAYSFPNRKYWYRLPNGGFLLREGINPSEGIEDIVKNGEHYAFECATAIAIVLYIAALYTIGPRAFNTYFRRLYLMDWQFDEDLPVYQKDGEDFLIGDVLHFKNPDFDPKQPWWRAENVVFFGNDKFYGHGIGIRDSKTIINFLNGKRKENADESAYLMRMITRPNYKTIILLR; translated from the coding sequence ATGATTAGTTTAAATGGCCGAATTGTCAAGCCTGAGGACCTTAGTAAAGACATTACAAGCACCGAGCAAAAGGTGATTATAAAACAAATGGCGAGTTACCCTGTGATTTATCACTATGAATCCATACAGCAGCTAAAGTTTGAATTATTATTCAGAGTAAATACTGTTAAAGCAGCAACGGCATTAGAGAAGAGCGGTGCCAAATTTACGACCTTCGCTTATTCCTTTCCTAACAGAAAATACTGGTATCGATTACCAAACGGAGGGTTTCTTTTACGAGAGGGAATAAACCCTTCAGAGGGAATCGAAGATATCGTGAAAAATGGGGAGCACTATGCCTTTGAATGTGCGACCGCGATTGCGATTGTTTTATATATTGCTGCCTTGTATACGATTGGACCGAGGGCATTTAATACGTATTTTAGGCGTCTATACTTAATGGATTGGCAATTTGACGAGGATCTCCCGGTTTACCAAAAAGATGGAGAGGATTTCCTCATTGGGGATGTTTTACATTTTAAAAATCCTGATTTTGACCCGAAGCAGCCGTGGTGGAGGGCAGAAAATGTAGTGTTTTTTGGGAATGATAAATTCTATGGGCATGGAATTGGAATTAGAGATTCTAAGACGATCATTAACTTTTTAAACGGTAAGAGAAAAGAAAACGCCGATGAATCTGCCTACCTTATGCGCATGATCACAAGACCAAATTATAAAACCATTATCTTGTTACGATAA
- a CDS encoding 3-phenylpropionate/cinnamic acid dioxygenase subunit beta, translated as MNSKLKNKITTELQLEIINFLHQEAYLLDSRKYKEWLNLLTDDLVYRMPLRETVEGVGANNIAEDSAFFEETKKSLTTRANRLYTKSAWVENPATRQRHFITNILVESTANPNEFKVRSYFLFKRSRGSSHTIEEMFGERNDIIRKVNDEYKIAERTIYPDQAVITTMNMSMFL; from the coding sequence GTGAATTCCAAATTGAAAAACAAAATAACCACAGAACTGCAATTGGAAATTATTAATTTCCTTCATCAAGAGGCCTATCTTTTGGACAGTCGGAAATATAAAGAATGGTTAAATTTATTAACGGATGATCTGGTTTACCGCATGCCTTTACGTGAAACGGTTGAAGGTGTAGGTGCTAACAATATCGCAGAGGATTCGGCATTTTTTGAAGAAACCAAAAAGTCACTGACTACAAGGGCAAATCGCCTATATACAAAATCTGCCTGGGTTGAAAATCCCGCCACAAGACAGCGCCATTTTATCACGAATATTCTCGTAGAAAGTACAGCTAACCCGAATGAATTCAAAGTAAGAAGCTACTTCTTATTTAAGCGGAGCAGGGGTTCGAGCCATACGATCGAGGAAATGTTTGGTGAAAGAAATGATATCATTCGAAAAGTAAATGATGAATATAAAATCGCTGAACGGACCATCTACCCAGACCAAGCGGTTATAACCACTATGAATATGAGTATGTTTCTATAG
- a CDS encoding aromatic ring-hydroxylating oxygenase subunit alpha, whose translation MINKTLDEKAFHLLKEKMEQGLLPQWVITDPDIYELEIEKIYGYTWQFLGHETELKEPGSYITRWMVNDPILLVKNRNGEINAFLNSCTHRGTMLCTADRGNKKTFTCPYHGWSFNTDGDLVGIVAGNKVYGEEMCKAEWNLRKVPRVESYQGMIFGNLDVNAEPLEDYLGEMKWYFDILLGRSGGMEVKGLPQRWVAKANWKATAENFAADPYHVQTTHRSTVEMGISPEDPLYAGYGHQVVLENGHGINVITSKTGKARVPFQSMPESIWPLFEEHLSPKQLDIQSRVTVFVGGVFPNLSFVSPIHGTEGHLHNYLNFRMWRPLGPDKVEVWCWFMIDKAAPEEYKDAAYKGYLGSFGPSGTLEQDDTENWARIVEVSKGLMMRDKELNYNNVNNYLMGLGRVEPDENFPGPGVAYPTTYLDAIARSMHEHWLKYISKGLFVKEESK comes from the coding sequence ATGATTAACAAAACACTAGATGAAAAGGCATTCCACTTGTTAAAGGAAAAAATGGAACAGGGTTTATTGCCACAATGGGTAATAACGGATCCAGATATTTATGAATTGGAGATTGAGAAAATCTATGGTTATACTTGGCAATTCCTTGGACATGAAACAGAACTTAAGGAACCAGGGAGTTATATTACAAGGTGGATGGTAAACGATCCCATTCTACTTGTAAAAAACCGCAATGGTGAAATTAATGCCTTCTTAAATTCTTGCACCCACCGTGGAACGATGCTCTGTACGGCAGATCGTGGAAACAAAAAAACCTTTACGTGTCCCTATCATGGTTGGAGCTTTAATACCGACGGAGATTTAGTCGGTATTGTTGCAGGGAATAAGGTTTACGGTGAAGAAATGTGTAAAGCAGAATGGAATCTCCGCAAAGTACCTAGAGTTGAAAGCTATCAGGGAATGATCTTTGGTAACTTAGATGTGAACGCTGAACCATTGGAAGATTATTTAGGAGAAATGAAATGGTATTTTGATATATTACTAGGTAGAAGTGGTGGAATGGAAGTAAAAGGACTGCCACAACGCTGGGTCGCAAAAGCAAATTGGAAAGCAACCGCCGAAAATTTTGCTGCAGATCCTTACCATGTTCAGACTACGCACCGTTCGACTGTTGAAATGGGGATTAGCCCTGAGGACCCACTTTATGCTGGATATGGACATCAAGTGGTCTTGGAAAATGGACATGGAATTAATGTCATTACCTCGAAGACAGGGAAAGCTAGAGTTCCATTTCAAAGTATGCCAGAATCGATATGGCCATTATTTGAAGAACATTTATCTCCCAAACAATTAGATATTCAGTCTAGAGTAACGGTCTTTGTTGGTGGAGTATTTCCAAACCTTTCATTTGTAAGTCCCATTCATGGTACAGAAGGGCATTTACATAATTACTTGAATTTCCGTATGTGGAGACCACTTGGACCAGATAAAGTAGAGGTTTGGTGTTGGTTTATGATTGATAAAGCAGCTCCAGAGGAATATAAAGATGCTGCTTATAAAGGGTACCTAGGTTCATTCGGACCTTCAGGGACACTCGAGCAGGATGATACCGAAAACTGGGCAAGAATTGTCGAAGTGAGTAAAGGTCTGATGATGCGTGATAAAGAATTAAACTACAATAATGTTAATAACTATTTAATGGGGCTTGGACGCGTTGAGCCGGATGAGAATTTCCCTGGACCTGGTGTCGCTTATCCTACCACGTATTTGGATGCAATTGCTCGAAGCATGCATGAACATTGGTTAAAATATATTTCAAAAGGTTTGTTTGTAAAGGAGGAAAGTAAGTGA
- a CDS encoding MFS transporter, whose translation MNNPDSVGNSLWTKDFILTSMSNLFLFFSFHLLTPILPIYIVEMGGDKFAAGMVVGIFTISALVIRPFAGCALDVFNRKKVLYFGLFVFIVTVISYEWMIIVSLILFVRMIQGIGWGVATTTYATMVSEYIPPSRRAEGMGYFGLSINIGMAVGPLIGIWLMVEYGFTSVFIIGAVSISLSILLSQFILYPQKQEKISSSKKVSIIEKKALLPAILVMMMTLAHGGILSSMTLFGQEMGIVNVGWFFLASALSMMVSRPTSGKIADKMGQNYVLVPCALALGLGLLILSYSSSVFVLVIAAIFYGTGYGGIQPTLQAWVITRVSPDRRGAATATYFSAFDLGIGAGALWVGFIAKWLSYAIIFKISILFMVLFGLLYSIYWLQEKQKRKTETQAKYGI comes from the coding sequence ATGAACAATCCTGATTCTGTAGGAAATTCTCTATGGACAAAGGATTTTATCCTCACGTCTATGTCCAATCTATTTCTATTTTTTAGTTTTCATTTATTGACCCCCATTTTACCCATATATATCGTGGAAATGGGGGGAGATAAATTTGCTGCTGGAATGGTTGTCGGAATCTTTACCATCTCGGCTCTAGTGATACGTCCTTTTGCCGGTTGCGCTTTGGATGTTTTCAATCGAAAAAAAGTCCTATATTTTGGACTTTTTGTCTTTATCGTCACTGTAATAAGTTATGAATGGATGATTATTGTCAGCCTTATTCTTTTCGTTAGAATGATTCAAGGGATTGGCTGGGGAGTTGCCACGACCACGTACGCTACGATGGTGTCTGAATATATTCCCCCTTCACGGCGCGCAGAAGGAATGGGATATTTCGGTCTTTCCATTAACATCGGAATGGCCGTAGGGCCTCTCATCGGGATTTGGTTAATGGTGGAGTATGGATTTACCTCGGTATTTATTATTGGAGCTGTTTCAATTTCGCTAAGTATCCTGTTGAGTCAATTTATCCTTTATCCTCAAAAGCAAGAAAAAATATCTAGCTCTAAAAAGGTTTCGATTATTGAAAAAAAAGCACTGTTACCAGCCATCTTGGTCATGATGATGACACTTGCACATGGGGGTATATTAAGTTCGATGACATTATTTGGGCAGGAAATGGGGATTGTTAATGTTGGATGGTTTTTTCTTGCTTCTGCCCTGAGCATGATGGTGAGCAGACCAACTTCCGGAAAAATCGCTGATAAAATGGGACAGAATTATGTGCTTGTCCCTTGTGCATTAGCACTGGGGCTTGGACTACTTATTTTATCCTATTCTTCTAGTGTTTTTGTATTAGTGATAGCCGCCATTTTTTATGGAACAGGGTATGGGGGGATACAGCCGACTTTACAGGCTTGGGTCATTACTCGTGTTTCACCTGACAGAAGAGGTGCTGCAACGGCTACCTACTTCTCAGCATTTGACCTGGGCATCGGTGCAGGTGCGTTGTGGGTAGGATTTATCGCAAAATGGCTCAGTTATGCGATAATTTTTAAGATTTCAATTCTATTCATGGTTCTGTTCGGACTCCTTTATTCTATTTATTGGCTTCAAGAAAAGCAAAAACGGAAGACAGAAACCCAAGCAAAATACGGGATTTGA
- a CDS encoding nuclear transport factor 2 family protein encodes MTEKISVLEKKIEEVTKRISDLNDIDSIRKLHHIYGYYFDACLFNEVVDLFAVDSEVRFMGGIFKGKEGVRRFFCDRLRMRHTNGHNGPIYGFLLDHIMMQDIITISEDGKTANGRYRTFMQAGRHELAKGLTRQWWEGGVYENTYVKENGIWKFKILDYRGLWHADFKTGWAHTPPNLYPFFSETFPTDPIGPDEILDIVPKPVLWPDTGVLPFHYPHPVTGEEWDQNKDLNTLR; translated from the coding sequence ATGACTGAAAAAATAAGTGTGCTTGAAAAAAAGATAGAGGAAGTCACAAAGCGTATTTCGGATTTAAACGATATCGACTCGATTCGAAAACTGCATCATATTTATGGGTACTATTTTGATGCATGCTTATTTAATGAAGTAGTAGATTTATTTGCAGTAGATAGTGAAGTCCGATTTATGGGTGGAATTTTCAAAGGAAAGGAAGGTGTGCGCCGTTTTTTCTGTGATCGTTTACGGATGAGACATACAAATGGACATAACGGACCTATTTATGGCTTTTTGTTAGATCATATTATGATGCAGGATATAATTACCATCTCCGAAGACGGAAAGACCGCAAATGGAAGGTATCGTACGTTCATGCAAGCAGGACGTCACGAACTTGCTAAAGGATTAACAAGGCAGTGGTGGGAAGGCGGTGTGTACGAGAATACGTATGTAAAAGAAAATGGTATATGGAAGTTTAAGATTTTAGATTACCGTGGTCTATGGCATGCTGACTTTAAAACAGGTTGGGCACATACCCCTCCAAATTTATATCCGTTTTTCTCTGAAACATTTCCAACAGATCCTATTGGGCCAGATGAAATTCTTGATATCGTGCCTAAACCTGTTTTATGGCCGGATACAGGTGTCCTGCCATTTCATTATCCACACCCTGTTACCGGGGAAGAGTGGGACCAAAATAAAGATCTTAATACATTAAGATGA
- a CDS encoding acyl-CoA dehydrogenase family protein, with protein MDFTLTEEQEMLQKTVRQFVQNELLPLEQEVMRNEREGRPGYTDDQIQQLQLKAKEMGFWGINTPEEYGGVNLGPFMTTLINIELGKTFIPFTFGGEADNILYNCTEEQKKKYLYPVISGEKTACFALTEPGAGSDAKRIKMSAVKEGSEYVLNGEKIFITRAHKAHFTMVFAVTDKETGCNGGVTCFLVDREMGWRSEPIQTMDDWVVSSVVFENVRVPEENILGELGKGFELAMKWITMGRVKISAWSIGIAERLLNMAMEQAKSRVTFGHPISEYQAIQWMIADSAVELEAAKLLTLHAAQLAEKGKDGKRHYASIAKLYSTNMVHQVVDRALQIHGGMGVTKELPIERWYRTVRKYRVFEGTDEILRRTIAFNLLSEKVKLGEFY; from the coding sequence GTGGATTTTACTTTAACCGAGGAACAGGAAATGCTTCAAAAGACCGTTCGTCAATTTGTTCAAAATGAACTGCTTCCATTAGAGCAGGAAGTTATGCGAAATGAACGGGAAGGACGTCCTGGATATACGGATGATCAAATTCAACAATTACAGCTTAAAGCGAAAGAAATGGGTTTCTGGGGGATTAATACACCCGAAGAATATGGTGGTGTAAATCTTGGACCATTTATGACGACCTTAATCAACATTGAATTAGGAAAAACATTTATTCCATTTACCTTTGGTGGCGAGGCGGATAATATCCTTTATAATTGCACCGAAGAACAAAAAAAGAAATATTTGTATCCAGTGATTAGTGGGGAGAAAACAGCCTGTTTCGCTCTAACGGAGCCGGGGGCTGGATCTGACGCTAAAAGAATTAAAATGAGTGCTGTTAAGGAAGGGAGTGAATATGTGCTGAATGGCGAAAAGATTTTTATTACCCGTGCCCATAAGGCTCATTTTACAATGGTCTTTGCAGTTACAGACAAGGAAACAGGCTGCAATGGTGGAGTAACTTGTTTCCTTGTTGACCGTGAAATGGGATGGCGTTCTGAGCCAATTCAAACCATGGATGATTGGGTTGTTTCCTCAGTTGTATTTGAAAATGTTCGTGTGCCTGAAGAAAATATTTTAGGTGAATTAGGAAAAGGCTTTGAACTTGCAATGAAATGGATCACTATGGGGCGTGTCAAAATCAGTGCATGGTCGATAGGTATTGCGGAGCGTTTACTTAATATGGCCATGGAGCAGGCTAAATCAAGAGTTACATTTGGCCATCCGATTTCAGAATACCAAGCGATACAATGGATGATTGCTGATTCTGCAGTCGAGCTGGAGGCTGCCAAATTGTTAACGCTTCATGCTGCTCAATTAGCTGAAAAAGGAAAAGATGGTAAACGTCATTATGCTTCCATTGCTAAACTATATAGTACAAACATGGTACATCAAGTTGTTGACCGTGCACTCCAAATCCATGGAGGGATGGGGGTAACCAAGGAGCTACCAATTGAAAGATGGTACCGTACAGTTCGTAAGTACAGAGTTTTTGAAGGTACAGATGAAATATTACGTCGTACGATTGCATTTAATCTATTAAGCGAGAAGGTTAAGTTAGGAGAGTTTTATTAA
- a CDS encoding acetate--CoA ligase family protein gives MSPNHNTVELEIQPASIKKLLSPRSIAIVGVSGTPGSAGNTILKNLERFNYSGEIHLVNKKRSDVEGKPCVPSIDDLPEGIDAVVLCVPYTAVVESVKACARRKAGAVMIFAAGFAEVGEAGKLAQAQITEIGRENGMMIAGPNCMGLTNFVENVPLTFAPGLKKTEVKNNNSLCILAQSGGMMSNLREIAQARGISLTHAISTGNEAIAGIEDYLAYLIEDEPTKVIAMYVEHIRRPKLFLELSAKARQMGKTIVLLHPGRSEASREAAQSHTGSLVGDYTVIKTLLEQEAVIMVETMEELVDVSWFLTSFERPPVEGAAILTDSGAVKGFALDYCETVGLNLPELSEMSKVSLQKLLPEFSSATNPLDVTAQVLSDMSLYTSSAKCLLDDSKIGSLMIIVLPGSPHIALAKVRAALPSISGTTKPTAYVVMGEGSPLQEEVATELMENGIPFFRSPERAMRAIAVLTKYGNSLKKVNSLGQQAPIKTPVLTTKGVIPEYAGKEYFAEVGIPVPNFLLAKEFDNAIEAAKSIGFPVVLKAQSQVLAHKSDVGGVIVGIKDETELAEAWTTLHSNIRAAQPNLELDGVLVEKMGEKGIEMVVGARRDSDWGPIVMVGLGGIWIEVLKDVRFMSPNLTEENIEQEILALKSADLLKGARGSAPADVKALTKVVARVGQLMNAVHEIEEIDINPVIVYPEGKGVLALDALIVTSE, from the coding sequence GTGAGTCCTAATCACAATACAGTAGAATTGGAGATTCAACCTGCTTCTATTAAAAAGTTGTTATCACCTCGTTCGATAGCGATTGTGGGAGTTTCTGGAACACCTGGTTCGGCAGGTAATACCATTTTAAAGAATCTAGAACGCTTCAATTACAGTGGAGAGATTCACCTCGTAAATAAAAAACGATCAGATGTAGAAGGAAAGCCTTGTGTTCCTAGTATTGATGATTTACCAGAGGGAATTGATGCGGTTGTATTATGTGTTCCCTATACAGCAGTAGTGGAATCTGTTAAAGCTTGTGCTCGACGAAAAGCTGGGGCTGTAATGATTTTTGCAGCAGGCTTTGCTGAAGTCGGTGAAGCGGGGAAATTAGCTCAAGCACAAATTACAGAAATTGGTCGAGAAAATGGAATGATGATTGCTGGTCCGAACTGTATGGGTTTGACTAATTTCGTGGAAAACGTCCCATTAACGTTTGCCCCAGGTCTAAAAAAGACGGAAGTTAAAAATAACAATTCCCTCTGTATCTTGGCACAAAGTGGCGGAATGATGTCCAATCTTCGAGAGATTGCTCAGGCTCGTGGAATTTCCTTGACCCATGCGATTTCGACTGGAAACGAAGCAATTGCAGGAATAGAAGATTATCTTGCATACTTAATAGAAGATGAACCTACAAAAGTTATTGCGATGTATGTGGAACATATTCGTCGACCAAAGCTTTTCTTAGAATTATCTGCCAAGGCACGGCAGATGGGTAAAACCATAGTACTCTTACATCCAGGCAGAAGTGAAGCCTCACGAGAAGCAGCTCAGTCTCATACAGGCTCATTAGTTGGCGATTATACCGTCATCAAAACCCTGTTAGAACAAGAAGCCGTAATTATGGTAGAGACAATGGAAGAATTAGTAGATGTATCTTGGTTCTTAACAAGTTTTGAGAGGCCTCCGGTTGAGGGGGCAGCAATCCTGACTGACTCTGGTGCAGTAAAAGGATTTGCCCTTGATTACTGTGAGACCGTTGGGTTGAATCTCCCAGAACTATCAGAAATGTCAAAAGTATCGCTTCAAAAGCTATTACCTGAATTCTCAAGTGCTACAAATCCATTGGATGTAACCGCTCAAGTTTTAAGCGATATGTCTTTATATACGAGTTCTGCCAAGTGTTTATTAGATGATTCAAAGATTGGTAGTTTAATGATTATCGTTTTACCAGGCTCTCCACATATTGCCTTGGCAAAAGTGAGAGCTGCACTTCCTTCCATTAGTGGTACAACAAAGCCGACTGCCTATGTTGTTATGGGAGAAGGATCACCATTGCAAGAGGAAGTGGCCACAGAACTAATGGAAAATGGCATTCCATTTTTCCGTTCCCCGGAACGGGCAATGCGGGCTATAGCTGTTCTTACTAAGTATGGTAATTCTTTAAAAAAGGTTAATAGTTTAGGGCAGCAGGCTCCAATTAAGACTCCAGTACTGACCACTAAGGGAGTTATCCCTGAATACGCTGGCAAAGAATATTTTGCAGAGGTTGGAATACCTGTTCCAAATTTCTTATTAGCAAAAGAATTTGATAATGCCATCGAAGCAGCTAAAAGTATTGGTTTTCCAGTAGTTTTGAAAGCGCAATCACAAGTATTAGCGCATAAAAGTGATGTAGGCGGTGTCATTGTTGGTATTAAGGATGAAACAGAATTAGCAGAGGCATGGACAACACTCCATTCAAATATTAGAGCAGCTCAGCCTAATTTGGAGCTCGATGGTGTTCTCGTTGAGAAAATGGGTGAAAAGGGTATTGAAATGGTTGTGGGGGCACGAAGAGATTCAGATTGGGGACCAATTGTAATGGTTGGCCTTGGTGGAATTTGGATCGAAGTTTTAAAGGATGTCCGGTTTATGTCACCGAATTTAACCGAAGAGAATATCGAGCAAGAAATTTTAGCATTAAAATCAGCCGATTTATTAAAGGGAGCTCGTGGTTCTGCACCAGCGGATGTCAAAGCCTTAACAAAGGTTGTGGCGAGGGTGGGACAATTAATGAATGCAGTACATGAAATTGAAGAAATCGATATTAATCCAGTGATTGTCTATCCTGAAGGTAAAGGTGTCTTGGCTCTTGATGCACTAATTGTTACTTCAGAATAA